The following DNA comes from Teredinibacter haidensis.
CCGGGTTGTTATGTAAAGGTGAGATTGGAGAAAGTAGAGTCTGACGTTGCAGATGTGTCGTTATAATCCATAAAAAACACTATGAGAAAAATCTTGTGATAATTATTAAAAAATACCCTAATCGACGCTTATACGATACGTCCAAAAGCCAATACGTTAATTTGGAGACAATCAAAGAATTGGTTATACAGCATCAAGATTTTAAAGTAATTGACTCTAAAACAGAGGACGATCTTACTAAAAGCATTTTGTTACAGATCATTACCGAGCAGGAAGGTAGTGATCAGCAGGCAGTTCTCACTCAGACAGTGCTCAAGCAATTAATACGTTTTTACGGTAGCGATATGCAGGTATTTATGCGTCAGTATCTGGAACAGAGTATCGCCACCTTTATGGAGAGGCAGGATACTTTCCAGGGGGTGATGCAAGAATTTATGGATACAACGTCTCCCGCCTCTGTATTCAATCAAATGATGGAGAAGAATATGTCTATTTGGCAGAGTTTTACTGGAGCGGCAACCCAAAAGGATTCTGGGCATAGCCCCTTCGGAGATGCGCCAGATGAGCCCTCCAAAGAAGGCGACAAGCCCGAGTAACGTCCTAGCTAGGCCCAAGGGGCTCTCTACAGAACCCCTTCCCCCGTCACCGCTCACCGTAAAATATTCCCGCAGGTTTTAACCGTAATAGCGTCTAGCTTTAATTCAGTCTAACAGTTGTTGTTGCGCTGCAGCAGAATCGCTTGACCAACGCTTAGATGATGCTTAAACTACGTTTAAATATTGCAGTGCAGCAACCCTACAATGGAGGATCGGCCATGTTAGATAAAATGTTTGAACAATCTCAAAACGCTTTTAAACCCATGAACGAATTGCTGTCTTTAAACACCAAGGTACTGGAAGAGTTAGCGGAAAAGCAAAAAACTCTGGTAACCGATATGGTTAATGACAGCATGGCATTTGCCAAAGAAATAGGCTCTCAGAAAGACTTCTCCGGTGTGTTCCAAACGCAGAAATCTTATGTAGAAGGAGTCCAGGATAAGTGGGTTTCAGCTTCTACCGAAATGTATGAACTCTTTACTTCCACCCAGGAAAAGGCCGGGGAAGTCATTAAGAGTGCGGCCGTTGTTCAATAGTCTGTTTGTGCGTACGACCGGCTTCTCTGTTATACGGTCATAGCACTAGTTATACATAGGCCCGGAAAGTTACCGGGCTTTTTTGTGCGTGGGATTGTTCGGCGGTTTGATCCTGTTGTGAAAGAGAGAGGGCGCGCCAAAAAGGCTTACCTGAGCGCGAAGGGTTGCTTCTAGCGTCGGAATGCTGCGATGCAAAATAGAGGCGTTGACCATTACTCCTGGGTATCGTAAGCTTGCCGACAATATTGCACTGCAATAGGTTGCGGACATTTATGAGTCTCGAGCTCGCGTGTCTTCGGTTCTAAATTTTCGGCAGAATCACATAAGGAGCGTTGTTATGTACGAAAAAATGTATCAACAAGCGGAATCCTTGCTTAAACCTTTCGGCGACATCATGAGTCTAAATTTTGAAGTGATGGACGCTATCCGTGAAAAACAAGCGGATTTTTTAAGTGGCATGCTGTTGGATTCAATTGAGCACGTGAAGGATTTGTCGGGCCAGACAAGCCTAGAGCTGATTTGTGAAGTCCAAAAAAAATATTGGGAGTCTGTGCAGGAAAAAGTGTCCGCCAATACCCAGGACTCTTATACTCTGTTGAGTGATTCGCAGGAAAAATTGGGTGAAGTGATTCAGGGGGTAGTGAGTTGGCCAGAAATGCCAAGTTGGAGCGATATCATTTCGCCGGACGCTGTAAAAGCACCGGCTAAAAAGCCTGCATCACCTAGAAAGTCTGCGGCGAAAAAGAAGTCTCCTGCGAGTAAGGCCGTTGCCCCGGCAAGTTCAGACGTCGAATCAAAGCCAGCAGAAGCTGTTGGCGAGTAGGGAGTGAAGCAGTCGCCGCTATCAGGAAAATGGTGCTGATAGCGGCTTTTTGCTGTCAATACATATGCTGCCCGCCATTAATAGACATGGTGGAACCGGTAATAAACCCCGCTTCGTCTGCAACAAGGAATGCAACACCTCTTGCTATTTCCTCGGGTTGACCTAATCTGCCAATGGGTATACCCGCGACAATTTTAGCCAGTACTTTTGGGGGAACAGCTCTTACCATATCCGTTTCGATATAACCTGGCGCAATAGCATTTACTGTGATGTTATGTCGCGCTCCCTCTTGAGCCAAGGCTTTGGTAAAACCGTGAATACCAGACTTGGCTGCTGCATAGTTTACCTGTCCGTACTGTCCGGCCTGCCCATTAATTGAGCCAATATTCACAATTCGCCCAAAATTATTTGTACGCATTGTTTCAATAACGTTGCGACTTAGGTTAAAACAGGAGCCCAAATCGGTCTCCATTACTTTGTGCCAGCATTCTGGTGTCATATTGTGAATGGTGTTATCGCGAGTGATGCCAGCGTTATTGACCAAAATATCAATATCGTGACCGAAGTCTGAACGTATTTGTTCGATGGCTGCTTTGCAGGCGTCAAAATCCGAAACATCGAATTTATAGATGGGAATATCATGTTCTTTATTAAAAGCTTTGGCTTTCTCGTCATTGCTTCCGTAATTTGCCGCAACTATATAACCGGCATCTTTTAGTCTTGTTGAGATGGCTTCACCGATACCGCGTGTGCCTCCAGTAACGAGGGCGAGTCTACTCATGGGCTGTTCTCCTTGAAGCTAATGAGTGTTAGTAGGGCATGGTTGTTCTGGACACAGCTCGAGCCCAGGTTTTGTTCGGGTAGGCAATTGAAACTTGAGCTTTAGTATCCATATAAGACAAAACCCGTAAATAAAGGGATGTTCGCGCCAACCTGAGAGGAATGACTGTGTCCGAGCACATTGTAGAAATTAACGAGTCAAATGCACAGGCCCAACTGATAGATGAATCCTTTAAACGCCCAGTGCTTATCGATTTTTGGGCGGATTGGTGCAGTCCCTGCAAAGCATTGATGCCGATGATGGAGAAATTGGCTGACGAGTATCAGGGAGCTTTTTTGTTGGCGAAGGTTAATGCCGATGAGCAGCAAATGATTGCAGGTCAATTTGGTGTTCGCTCTTTGCCTACTGTGATGTTGATAAAAGATGGTCAGCCGGTTGATGGTTTTACTGGTGCTCAGGCGGAGCCACAGATTCGAGAATTCCTAAGCAAGCACTTGCCAAAGTCTTGGGATCTTCAGCTAAGGCAGGCCGGGGGGTTGATGGAGCAGGGCGAGTATGCCGAAGCTTTGCCTCTATTGCTGCAGGCCTGTAAAGATTCTGGTGAGCAAGCAGATATAGCTATAATGCTGGCAAAAGTCCTGCTTGAATTGAATCGCTTAGGTGATGCCGAGGCGATTTTGGCAAAAATCAAAATGGCAGATCAGAATCAAGAATATCAAAACCTTATGTCCAGGCTGGAGCTGGCTCGGCAGGCGGGTAAGGCTCCGGAAGTGGAAGCTTTGGAAGCGCAGTACCGGGAGAATCCGGAAGATCGGGAAATTGCTTTTCTTCTAGCGGTTCAATACAGTCAGAACAACTATTATGAGGAGGCGCTTTCCTTGTTGTACGACATTCTTCGGTTAAACCTCAACTTCAAAGACGGAAAGGCAAAAAAAACCTATACCGACGTGTTGGCCGTTCTAGGTAAGGGAGATCCGCTTGCTGTCGAGTATCAAAGGAAAATGTACACGCTGCTGTACTAATGCGTGCCAAGGGTTGATCCTGTTCAATTGCAGGTGCTTTCGTATGGTGTCAGAGCCTGGGATTACTAGGCGTCCAGCAGCAAAAATGGCATAATGCGCCCCATTTAAGGGCGAATCATTTATAAACCCGCAACCGCGCCTGTCGTTTGTCGCAATCTCTTTTCCAGGCACCCTGCTTCATTACTGGCGACGACAGACAAATGTTATCCAAGCGCAAGCACTCAAAACCCCGGAAGGGGTTTTGACCGTTATCTAGAGGACTAAAATGCAACCGCAAACTAAACCAAATAACCCCAACTTTTCATCTGGCCCCTGTAGTAAACGCCCAGGTTACAGCGTAAGTGAATTGGACGTTGCCACTTTAGGGCGCTCTCATCGTTCGGCTCTGGGTAAGAAAACCATGGCTCGTGTATGTGAGCAAACAGCTAAAGTTCTGGGCTTACCTGAGGGCTACCGCGTTGGAGTGGTTCCCGGTTCTGATACCGGTGCGGTAGAAATGGCCATGTGGTCTTTATTGGGGGAGAGAGCTGTTGATGTGCTGGCGTGGGAATCCTTCGGCAGTGGTTGGGTAACCGACATAACCAAACAGCTTAAGCTCGACGATGTGAGTATTCATGAAGCAGACTACGGCCAGTTGCCTGACCTGTCGGCAGTGGATTTCACTAAAGATGTCGTCTTTACCTGGAATGGCACAACTTCAGGGGTAAAAGTGCCGAATGGTGACTG
Coding sequences within:
- the phaR gene encoding polyhydroxyalkanoate synthesis repressor PhaR, translated to MIIIKKYPNRRLYDTSKSQYVNLETIKELVIQHQDFKVIDSKTEDDLTKSILLQIITEQEGSDQQAVLTQTVLKQLIRFYGSDMQVFMRQYLEQSIATFMERQDTFQGVMQEFMDTTSPASVFNQMMEKNMSIWQSFTGAATQKDSGHSPFGDAPDEPSKEGDKPE
- a CDS encoding phasin family protein, whose amino-acid sequence is MLDKMFEQSQNAFKPMNELLSLNTKVLEELAEKQKTLVTDMVNDSMAFAKEIGSQKDFSGVFQTQKSYVEGVQDKWVSASTEMYELFTSTQEKAGEVIKSAAVVQ
- a CDS encoding phasin family protein: MYEKMYQQAESLLKPFGDIMSLNFEVMDAIREKQADFLSGMLLDSIEHVKDLSGQTSLELICEVQKKYWESVQEKVSANTQDSYTLLSDSQEKLGEVIQGVVSWPEMPSWSDIISPDAVKAPAKKPASPRKSAAKKKSPASKAVAPASSDVESKPAEAVGE
- the phbB gene encoding acetoacetyl-CoA reductase, translating into MSRLALVTGGTRGIGEAISTRLKDAGYIVAANYGSNDEKAKAFNKEHDIPIYKFDVSDFDACKAAIEQIRSDFGHDIDILVNNAGITRDNTIHNMTPECWHKVMETDLGSCFNLSRNVIETMRTNNFGRIVNIGSINGQAGQYGQVNYAAAKSGIHGFTKALAQEGARHNITVNAIAPGYIETDMVRAVPPKVLAKIVAGIPIGRLGQPEEIARGVAFLVADEAGFITGSTMSINGGQHMY
- the trxA gene encoding thioredoxin, coding for MSEHIVEINESNAQAQLIDESFKRPVLIDFWADWCSPCKALMPMMEKLADEYQGAFLLAKVNADEQQMIAGQFGVRSLPTVMLIKDGQPVDGFTGAQAEPQIREFLSKHLPKSWDLQLRQAGGLMEQGEYAEALPLLLQACKDSGEQADIAIMLAKVLLELNRLGDAEAILAKIKMADQNQEYQNLMSRLELARQAGKAPEVEALEAQYRENPEDREIAFLLAVQYSQNNYYEEALSLLYDILRLNLNFKDGKAKKTYTDVLAVLGKGDPLAVEYQRKMYTLLY